From a region of the Tachypleus tridentatus isolate NWPU-2018 chromosome 1, ASM421037v1, whole genome shotgun sequence genome:
- the LOC143223477 gene encoding uncharacterized protein LOC143223477 isoform X4 translates to MMKHYDNGEQIETNEPCLNCTCTNSMLTCFLRVCPYRKSLDKGCKEEKQEGECCSKVICPEASDLTTSVSITDQYFPEDSGCYQGSVYYPEGALLPSDPEKPCEVCYCINNSSSCVIQECTLQVKECLPIYRKGMCCPVKYNCLKPSGTTNTPEEEGGKKDDFSVGCLIDGKYFADGEAVESNDPCQQCYCMNNKLMCSIQDCKPPAEDCQPLTPEKGECCPEKYNCSMTLRPFTEPIQPVRQEVTDDLFVTTQATTDKPIRKEATDGPTVTPTEKQQTKDEPTVITEDTSRVSEFTTSGKVVESIIFQSPLTKDTVVISAGIPGEGICRLNNTVYQDNERVSNIDACTVNCVCMNSIIQCEQITCVVPNKDILKNCIFIEDVDHCCPRYECSSDVTELENTAPSVTGTESIFGEDLITTRRRTTPNDATTEKGDTEIDVKTHTIEYEVTINKETSEDGVTTKVLDIEQEETVTEKKDTEVDVRTDSLLTTTEVVTTLIETSDDGVTTKVLDTEPEETVTEKKDTEVDVRTDALPTTTDVNVTDKETIDDEVIKMVPGVASEKTATEKKDTEVDVVTDASPTTTEMAGTVKETGDVGVTTNVSDTASEETVTEKKDTDVNAVTVVSTTTTKVVGTVKETGDDGVTTKVLDTELEETVTEKKDTEVDIVTDVSPTITEVAGTVKETGDVRMTTNVFDTEPGKTVTEKRDTEVIARTDALFTTTEVVVTDKETLDDGVITKVLDVASEETVTEKKDTEVDVRTDALPTTTDVNVTDKETIDDEVVKMVPGVASEKTATEKKDTEVDVVTDASPTTTEMAGTVKETGDVGVTTNVSDTASEETVTEKKDTDVDVVTVALITTTEVVGTVKETSDREVTTKVPGTEREETVTEKKDIEVDVATDGSPTTTEVAGTVKERGDVGVTPNVPDTESEDTVTEKKDTEVDVKTDGLLSTIEVVTTLKETSDDGVTTNVPDIPSEETVTEKKNTEIDLRTDASPTTTEVVVIVKEMNDDGVTTKVPDVVPEEIVTKKQDAEPDGIATLPTTPKLAATDKELSEEKVITPSAEVVTEEEVFGSTHSVSFTSQATKSPQSTDKSATTPSISFTLPEGACIYENRVFQSAEQIPFPDPCEYCFCYEGDILCIHQECPPPSLGCFEIALSQYCCPRYECPAKKINNTRTISKGRTLTRLARMVMPVERVQGCEINSITYEEGELVKPYSGPCLRCRCHKQGTVICDPQHCKPQAPLIFRMNQQFFKRR, encoded by the exons ATGATGAAACACTACGATAATGGAGAACAGATAGAAACAAATGAGCCATGTCTCAACTGCACGTGCACGAATTCCATGCTCACGTGCTTCCTGCGAGTTTGCCCATACAGAAAATCGCTAGATAAAGGATGTAAAGAAGAGAAGCAAGAAGGGGAATGTTGTTCGAAGGTTATCTGTCCCGAAG cTTCTGATTTGACAACTTCAGTTTCAATCACTGATCAATATTTCCCGGAAGATTCAG GATGCTACCAAGGTAGCGTATACTATCCCGAAGGTGCCTTGTTACCTTCTGACCCAGAGAAGCCATGCGAAGTTTGCTACTGTATCAATAACAGCAGCTCCTGTGTTATACAAGAGTGCACTCTTCAAGTCAAAGAGTGCTTACCAATCTATCGGAAAGGAATGTGTTGTCCTGTTAAGTACAACTGCT TAAAACCCTCGGGAACAACAAACACCCCTGAAGAAGAAGGAGGCAAGAAGGACGACTTTTCAG ttGGGTGTTTAATTGATGGTAAGTACTTTGCCGATGGAGAGGCTGTTGAATCAAATGACCCTTGCCAACAATGTTACTGCATGAACAATAAACTAATGTGTAGTATACAGGACTGCAAGCCACCGGCGGAAGACTGTCAACCATTGACACCAGAGAAAGGAGAGTGCTGTCCGGAAAAATACAACTGTT CTATGACTCTAAGGCCTTTCACAGAACCTATCCAACCTGTTAGGCAAGAAGTCACAGATGATCTTTTTGTCACTACACAAGCCACAACTGACAAACCCATTAGAAAAGAAGCCACAGATGGTCCTACTGTCACTCCGACTGAAAAACAACAGACCAAAGATGAACCTACTGTAATTACGGAAGACACCTCAAGAGTGTCAGAGTTTACAACATCTGGGAAGGTTGTAGAATCAATCATTTTTCAAAGTCCCTTAACCAAAGACACTGTAGTGATCTCTGCAGGAATACCAGGTGAAG GAATATGCCGATTAAACAACACTGTTTACCAGGACAACGAAAGAGTTTCTAATATCGATGCTTGCACCGTTAACTGTGTTTGCATGAACAGCATAATTCAATGTGAACAAATTACGTGTGTAGTTCCCAACAAGGATATTCTGAAGAACTGTATTTTTATCGAAGATGTAGACCACTGTTGTCCTAGATACGAATGTT CATCTGATGTGACAGAACTGGAAAATACAGCACCCAGTGTAACTGGTACTGAAAGCATATTTGGCGAAGATTTGATTACAACAAGAAGAAGAACTACACCAAATGATGCTACAACTGAGAAAGGAGATACAGAAATTGACGTTAAAACACATACAATTGAATATGAAGTGacaattaataaagaaacaagtgAAGATGGAGTGACAACAAAGGTTCTGGACATTGAACAAGAAGAGACTGTAACAGAAAAAAAGGACACAGAAGTCGATGTTAGAACAGATTCTTTACTCACTACAACAGAAGTGGTCACGACTCTTATAGAAACAAGTGACGATGGAGTGACAACAAAAGTCCTGGATACCGAACCAGAAGAGACTGTAACAGAGAAAAAGGACACAGAGGTTGATGTTAGAACAGATGCTTTACCAACTACAACAGACGTTAATGTAACTGATAAGGAAACAATTGATGATGAAGTAATAAAAATGGTTCCAGGTGTTGCATCAGAAAAGACTGCAACAGAGAAAAAGGACACAGAGGTCGATGTTGTAACAGATGCTTCACCAACGACAACAGAAATGGCTGGAACTGTTAAAGAAACAGGTGATGTTGGAGTGACAACAAATGTTTCTGATACTGCATCAGAAGAGACTGTAACAGAGAAAAAGGACACAGATGTCAATGCTgtaactgttgtatcaacaacgACAACAAAAGTAGTCGGAACTGTTAAAGAAACAGGGGATGATGGAGTGACAACAAAGGTCCTGGACACTGAACTAGAAGAAACTGTAACAGAGAAAAAGGACACAGAGGTCGATATTGTAACAGATGTATCACCAACGATAACAGAAGTGGCTGGAACTGTTAAAGAAACAGGTGATGTTCGAATGACAACAAATGTTTTTGATACTGAACCAGGAAAGACTGTAACAGAGAAAAGGGACACAGAAGTCATTGCTAGAACAGATGCTTTATTCACCACAACAGAAGTGGTCGTAACTGATAAGGAAACACTTGATGATGGAGTAATAACAAAGGTTCTAGATGTTGCATCAGAAGAGACTGTAACAGAGAAAAAGGACACAGAGGTTGATGTTAGAACAGATGCTTTACCAACTACAACAGACGTTAATGTAACTGATAAGGAAACAATTGATGATGAAGTAGTAAAAATGGTTCCAGGTGTTGCATCAGAAAAGACTGCAACAGAGAAAAAGGACACAGAGGTCGATGTTGTAACAGATGCTTCACCAACGACAACAGAAATGGCTGGAACTGTTAAAGAAACAGGTGATGTTGGAGTGACAACAAATGTTTCTGATACTGCATCAGAAGAGACTGTAACAGAGAAAAAGGACACAGATGTCGATGTTGTAACAGTTGCATTAATAACGACAACAGAAGTAGTCGGAACTGTTAAAGAAACAAGTGACCGTGAAGTGACAACAAAGGTCCCGGGCACTGAACGAGAAGAAACTGTAACAGAGAAAAAGGACATAGAAGTCGATGTTGCAACAGATGGTTCACCAACGACAACAGAAGTGGCCGGAACTGTTAAAGAAAGAGGTGATGTTGGAGTGACACCAAATGTTCCTGATACTGAATCAGAAGACACTGTAACAGAGAAAAAGGACACAGAGGTCGATGTTAAAACAGATGGTTTACTCTCTACAATAGAAGTGGTCACGACTCTTAAAGAAACAAGTGACGATGGAGTGACAACAAATGTTCCAGATATTCCATCAGAAGAGACTgtaacagagaaaaaaaatacagaaatcgATCTTAGAACAGATGCTTCACCAACGACGACAGAAGTGGTCGTAATTGTCAAAGAAATGAATGATGATGGAGTGACGACAAAAGTTCCAGATGTTGTTCCAGAAGAGATTGTAACAAAAAAGCAAGACGCAGAGCCTGATGGAATAGCTACTCTTCCCACTACTCCTAAATTGGCCGCAACTGATAAAGAACTAAGTGAAGAAAAAGTGATAACACCATCCGCAGAAGTTGTAACCGAGGAAGAGGTATTTGGATCAACACATAGTGTATCTTTCACTTCACAAGCAACAAAATCTCCTCAATCAACAG ATAAGTCTGCTACAACTCCAAGTATTTCTTTCACCCTTCCCGAAGGAG CTTGTATCTATGAGAATCGCGTGTTTCAGTCTGCTGAGCAGATTCCCTTCCCAGATCCATGTGAGTACTGCTTCTGCTACGAGGGAGACATTCTGTGTATTCATCAGGAATGTCCGCCACCATCGCTTGGATGTTTTGAGATCGCCCTCAGCCAATACTGTTGTCCACGTTACGAATGCC CAGCAAAGAAAATCAACAATACTAGAACGATATCTAAAGGTCGTACCTTGACCAGACTGGCCAGGATGGTGATGCCTGTCGAACGTGTACAAG GTTGCGAGATTAATAGTATAACATACGAAGAGGGAGAACTAGTAAAGCCATATAGTGGTCCGTGTCTACGATGTCGATGTCACAAGCAAGGAACGGTCATTTGTGACCCTCAGCACTGCAAGCCCCAGGCACCACTTATTTTTCGAATGAACCAACAATTCTTCAAACGACGCTAG
- the LOC143223477 gene encoding uncharacterized protein LOC143223477 isoform X6, with product MCCPVKYNCLKPSGTTNTPEEEGGKKDDFSVGCLIDGKYFADGEAVESNDPCQQCYCMNNKLMCSIQDCKPPAEDCQPLTPEKGECCPEKYNCSMTLRPFTEPIQPVRQEVTDDLFVTTQATTDKPIRKEATDGPTVTPTEKQQTKDEPTVITEDTSRVSEFTTSGKVVESIIFQSPLTKDTVVISAGIPGEGICRLNNTVYQDNERVSNIDACTVNCVCMNSIIQCEQITCVVPNKDILKNCIFIEDVDHCCPRYECSSDVTELENTAPSVTGTESIFGEDLITTRRRTTPNDATTEKGDTEIDVKTHTIEYEVTINKETSEDGVTTKVLDIEQEETVTEKKDTEVDVRTDSLLTTTEVVTTLIETSDDGVTTKVLDTEPEETVTEKKDTEVDVRTDALPTTTDVNVTDKETIDDEVIKMVPGVASEKTATEKKDTEVDVVTDASPTTTEMAGTVKETGDVGVTTNVSDTASEETVTEKKDTDVNAVTVVSTTTTKVVGTVKETGDDGVTTKVLDTELEETVTEKKDTEVDIVTDVSPTITEVAGTVKETGDVRMTTNVFDTEPGKTVTEKRDTEVIARTDALFTTTEVVVTDKETLDDGVITKVLDVASEETVTEKKDTEVDVRTDALPTTTDVNVTDKETIDDEVVKMVPGVASEKTATEKKDTEVDVVTDASPTTTEMAGTVKETGDVGVTTNVSDTASEETVTEKKDTDVDVVTVALITTTEVVGTVKETSDREVTTKVPGTEREETVTEKKDIEVDVATDGSPTTTEVAGTVKERGDVGVTPNVPDTESEDTVTEKKDTEVDVKTDGLLSTIEVVTTLKETSDDGVTTNVPDIPSEETVTEKKNTEIDLRTDASPTTTEVVVIVKEMNDDGVTTKVPDVVPEEIVTKKQDAEPDGIATLPTTPKLAATDKELSEEKVITPSAEVVTEEEVFGSTHSVSFTSQATKSPQSTDKSATTPSISFTLPEGACIYENRVFQSAEQIPFPDPCEYCFCYEGDILCIHQECPPPSLGCFEIALSQYCCPRYECPAKKINNTRTISKGRTLTRLARMVMPVERVQGCEINSITYEEGELVKPYSGPCLRCRCHKQGTVICDPQHCKPQAPLIFRMNQQFFKRR from the exons ATGTGTTGTCCTGTTAAGTACAACTGCT TAAAACCCTCGGGAACAACAAACACCCCTGAAGAAGAAGGAGGCAAGAAGGACGACTTTTCAG ttGGGTGTTTAATTGATGGTAAGTACTTTGCCGATGGAGAGGCTGTTGAATCAAATGACCCTTGCCAACAATGTTACTGCATGAACAATAAACTAATGTGTAGTATACAGGACTGCAAGCCACCGGCGGAAGACTGTCAACCATTGACACCAGAGAAAGGAGAGTGCTGTCCGGAAAAATACAACTGTT CTATGACTCTAAGGCCTTTCACAGAACCTATCCAACCTGTTAGGCAAGAAGTCACAGATGATCTTTTTGTCACTACACAAGCCACAACTGACAAACCCATTAGAAAAGAAGCCACAGATGGTCCTACTGTCACTCCGACTGAAAAACAACAGACCAAAGATGAACCTACTGTAATTACGGAAGACACCTCAAGAGTGTCAGAGTTTACAACATCTGGGAAGGTTGTAGAATCAATCATTTTTCAAAGTCCCTTAACCAAAGACACTGTAGTGATCTCTGCAGGAATACCAGGTGAAG GAATATGCCGATTAAACAACACTGTTTACCAGGACAACGAAAGAGTTTCTAATATCGATGCTTGCACCGTTAACTGTGTTTGCATGAACAGCATAATTCAATGTGAACAAATTACGTGTGTAGTTCCCAACAAGGATATTCTGAAGAACTGTATTTTTATCGAAGATGTAGACCACTGTTGTCCTAGATACGAATGTT CATCTGATGTGACAGAACTGGAAAATACAGCACCCAGTGTAACTGGTACTGAAAGCATATTTGGCGAAGATTTGATTACAACAAGAAGAAGAACTACACCAAATGATGCTACAACTGAGAAAGGAGATACAGAAATTGACGTTAAAACACATACAATTGAATATGAAGTGacaattaataaagaaacaagtgAAGATGGAGTGACAACAAAGGTTCTGGACATTGAACAAGAAGAGACTGTAACAGAAAAAAAGGACACAGAAGTCGATGTTAGAACAGATTCTTTACTCACTACAACAGAAGTGGTCACGACTCTTATAGAAACAAGTGACGATGGAGTGACAACAAAAGTCCTGGATACCGAACCAGAAGAGACTGTAACAGAGAAAAAGGACACAGAGGTTGATGTTAGAACAGATGCTTTACCAACTACAACAGACGTTAATGTAACTGATAAGGAAACAATTGATGATGAAGTAATAAAAATGGTTCCAGGTGTTGCATCAGAAAAGACTGCAACAGAGAAAAAGGACACAGAGGTCGATGTTGTAACAGATGCTTCACCAACGACAACAGAAATGGCTGGAACTGTTAAAGAAACAGGTGATGTTGGAGTGACAACAAATGTTTCTGATACTGCATCAGAAGAGACTGTAACAGAGAAAAAGGACACAGATGTCAATGCTgtaactgttgtatcaacaacgACAACAAAAGTAGTCGGAACTGTTAAAGAAACAGGGGATGATGGAGTGACAACAAAGGTCCTGGACACTGAACTAGAAGAAACTGTAACAGAGAAAAAGGACACAGAGGTCGATATTGTAACAGATGTATCACCAACGATAACAGAAGTGGCTGGAACTGTTAAAGAAACAGGTGATGTTCGAATGACAACAAATGTTTTTGATACTGAACCAGGAAAGACTGTAACAGAGAAAAGGGACACAGAAGTCATTGCTAGAACAGATGCTTTATTCACCACAACAGAAGTGGTCGTAACTGATAAGGAAACACTTGATGATGGAGTAATAACAAAGGTTCTAGATGTTGCATCAGAAGAGACTGTAACAGAGAAAAAGGACACAGAGGTTGATGTTAGAACAGATGCTTTACCAACTACAACAGACGTTAATGTAACTGATAAGGAAACAATTGATGATGAAGTAGTAAAAATGGTTCCAGGTGTTGCATCAGAAAAGACTGCAACAGAGAAAAAGGACACAGAGGTCGATGTTGTAACAGATGCTTCACCAACGACAACAGAAATGGCTGGAACTGTTAAAGAAACAGGTGATGTTGGAGTGACAACAAATGTTTCTGATACTGCATCAGAAGAGACTGTAACAGAGAAAAAGGACACAGATGTCGATGTTGTAACAGTTGCATTAATAACGACAACAGAAGTAGTCGGAACTGTTAAAGAAACAAGTGACCGTGAAGTGACAACAAAGGTCCCGGGCACTGAACGAGAAGAAACTGTAACAGAGAAAAAGGACATAGAAGTCGATGTTGCAACAGATGGTTCACCAACGACAACAGAAGTGGCCGGAACTGTTAAAGAAAGAGGTGATGTTGGAGTGACACCAAATGTTCCTGATACTGAATCAGAAGACACTGTAACAGAGAAAAAGGACACAGAGGTCGATGTTAAAACAGATGGTTTACTCTCTACAATAGAAGTGGTCACGACTCTTAAAGAAACAAGTGACGATGGAGTGACAACAAATGTTCCAGATATTCCATCAGAAGAGACTgtaacagagaaaaaaaatacagaaatcgATCTTAGAACAGATGCTTCACCAACGACGACAGAAGTGGTCGTAATTGTCAAAGAAATGAATGATGATGGAGTGACGACAAAAGTTCCAGATGTTGTTCCAGAAGAGATTGTAACAAAAAAGCAAGACGCAGAGCCTGATGGAATAGCTACTCTTCCCACTACTCCTAAATTGGCCGCAACTGATAAAGAACTAAGTGAAGAAAAAGTGATAACACCATCCGCAGAAGTTGTAACCGAGGAAGAGGTATTTGGATCAACACATAGTGTATCTTTCACTTCACAAGCAACAAAATCTCCTCAATCAACAG ATAAGTCTGCTACAACTCCAAGTATTTCTTTCACCCTTCCCGAAGGAG CTTGTATCTATGAGAATCGCGTGTTTCAGTCTGCTGAGCAGATTCCCTTCCCAGATCCATGTGAGTACTGCTTCTGCTACGAGGGAGACATTCTGTGTATTCATCAGGAATGTCCGCCACCATCGCTTGGATGTTTTGAGATCGCCCTCAGCCAATACTGTTGTCCACGTTACGAATGCC CAGCAAAGAAAATCAACAATACTAGAACGATATCTAAAGGTCGTACCTTGACCAGACTGGCCAGGATGGTGATGCCTGTCGAACGTGTACAAG GTTGCGAGATTAATAGTATAACATACGAAGAGGGAGAACTAGTAAAGCCATATAGTGGTCCGTGTCTACGATGTCGATGTCACAAGCAAGGAACGGTCATTTGTGACCCTCAGCACTGCAAGCCCCAGGCACCACTTATTTTTCGAATGAACCAACAATTCTTCAAACGACGCTAG